The Juglans regia cultivar Chandler chromosome 1, Walnut 2.0, whole genome shotgun sequence nucleotide sequence ataaacGATATTTTCTTTCCCAGAAAGCTACAGAGAAGAAAGTTAGGAAGTAACATATATAACACGAGACGgagcaatttaaattaagaCCCGGACAACCATTACCTGACCCTTGAACCAAGCTAATTATATGTTTGCACCGTTCTGCCAATTTGGTTTTTatgtcaattttaatttttatgttacgAATGTTTGAAAAGATATTTGGACAAGACAAAGGCCGTCAATAAGTTTTTTAGATCCTGTTTAAacgttaagatgagttgagttctttatgaataataatgggTTGAAATAATAGAGTAAGTTTTGTTGGACCTCTCTCAGAttgagtttagatgttaagatgagtttaaatgtatctatgaaaagttaaaaaaagttataggtctCGTGTGCAAAGagatattgagttaaaaaaaaattgtgaatcaCACGTGTAAacaatttttgaattaatatgagtttagtaatttgaaagttgagtatttagatgttaaacttagcttaaaattagactgaactaagTTAATCTTAATTCAATCGAAGTTCCAAACGGGGCATAATCATCATATGACATTTGAATGATTGGAATTGGAATACCATGaaataatagataataaaaaagctTGTGAATAtcaatttgttataattttatttacaaatttacatacAATATCCATttgatcagtttttttttttaatttaaattttgaatttcaaatttcatattcttcaacatatcaataactaacaTGTTAGCACATATTATTATGtgagtaaaaattataaatacaaataacatttttctatcaGTTTTCATCGgatatttttcaattgtcaaGGGAGGAAGAGGACAAGAGGTCCTTCCAAGGTTCCCTCTTCAAACACAAAGAACCATCCAACGGATACCTAGGAGCATATCCATGCTCTTTAGCCATCCAGATCTAAGAATCAAATCATTTCGAAAGTAAGAAGCAGGAAGTTCAAACCCTAAGACAATTTAAATCATGGTATAAAAATGGCTAATCAGACAAATGGTCATATCTGATTAATAGCTTAAGCCCGTCGACAATCAATGGAATCGGCTTGGTGAGTGAAACTGAGATGCCCATAACCCTACATATAAGAAGTTTACCTTTCGCCACTTCATGTAACATAAACTGTGCCATCAAGAACATAGCCATCCTCTCTCATTATCACCTCCAAATTTCTCATAAAACCATAAATCTGCTCAAAGTCCGGGTGGAATCTGTCATCAGCTACAAAACTACGGACCTCATTCCTTATCTCAACCACACTTTGGCCAAAGATCTTCTTCAGCCCCTTCTCCTTTATTTGAGTTCTAACTTCTGCCGCATCATGCCATCTCTCATCCACAGCATAAATATGTGATAGCAGTATGTAATACCCCACATGACTAGGATCTAACTGCAGAAGATTCTTTGCAGCGATCTCTCCCATCTCAATATTGTGATGGATTCGACAAGCACCCAGAAGGGCTCCCCAAACATGGGGCCCAGCTGGAGTTGGCATGTGGTTAATAATGTCCATGGCCTTATCTAACTGTCCCGTCCGGCCGAGAAGATCAACCATTATCCCATAATGTTCCGAGTTTGGCTTCAGTTGGTGTTCAAGTGACATCCTATTAAATATCTCCATCCCTTCTTTAACCAAACCTGCATGGCTACAAGCAGATAAAATTGAGAGAAGTGTTACATGATTTGGCCTAACTGCCGCACTCTTAACCATTAGATCAAATGTTGCTAAAGCTTTTCTGCCTTGCCCATGAGTTCCATAACCTGCAATCATCGCACTCCAAATAACAACATCTTTGTTTATCATCCCTTCAAATACTTTTGTCGCACTATTTATGCTACCGCATTTTGAGTACAACTCTATGAGTGAAGCACCTACAAAAATGTTGTTATTAAAGCCACTTGCAATTACATATCCGTGAAGGCAAACAGCTTGCTGGAGAATCCCTGATTCTGAACAAGCTGCCAGAATTTTCACCATAGCAACAGCATCAGGTTGTGTTTCATTGGATAGCATATCACGGAAGAGTTCCATTGACTTGTATGCCATTCCATTGTGAGCATACCCACCTAACAAAGCAGCCCAGGAAACCACATCTTTCTTGGGAATTCGTTTGAATACATCCATTGCTTTGTCAGGTAAGAAGCACTTCATATACATATCAATTAGAGCTGTGGAAACCAAGAcgtccaactcaaaacctttcCAAGCAGCAAGTTCATGGATCTTCTTACCATCTTCTAAATTACAGGCATCTGCACATGCTTGTAATGCACTGATCAGAGTAACTGAATTTGGTTCGATTCCCCTATCAATCATTTCCTTGAAAAGATCTAATGCCTCAATAGCAACACCATTATGAGCAAAACAAGCGACCATTGAGCTCCATGATATTATATCTTTTTCTGGCATCCTCCTGAACAAATTAGCTGCAATTCTGATCGAACCAGTCTTTGCATATAAATTCAATAATGAGTTGACCAAAGACAATTCAGCGTCAAAACCCCTCCTAATTACAAAACCATGTACACAGCTTCCAAGCTTAAAATTCAACAACTGAGAACAAGCAGAAACCACACTGACAAGCATCACTGAATCAGGATTAACGCACTCCACCATCACCAGTCGAGAGAAAAATGCAATCGCTTCTTCAGGAAAACCATTTTGTTCATAGCCAGAAACCATCGAAGTAAACATAACAACATCCGGTCTAGAAAAGTCCTCGAGTACTCTTAAAGCTTCAGCCAATTGTCCACATTTGGAGTAGAATTCAATCAATGCAGAACCCACAAAGATGTTCATGCCAACCCAAGCATTCTTCTTCACAAACCCATGAATCAGTTTGCCATATTCAAGCGCCCGCAACCCCGCGCAGGCCTTTAAAGCAATGGGTATTGTGAAATTATCAGGTTTTTCCTCGGTGGAAATTCCATTAGATATCATGTGATGGAAGAGATGCAAAGTCTCCTCCCATCGCTTCTCTCTAGAATAACTACCGAGTACAGCGTTCCAGAGATGGACGGTTCTGTGGGGCGTTTCGTCGAACAGCTTGCGTACGTGCTGAAGACGGGTATATCTCGAATAGAGGGAGGTGAGTTTGACGGCAAAGAAACTGTCATGGGCAAAGCCGGCTTTGAGAGTCTGAGAGTGCAATTGTGCCACTGAATTGACATTGTTACATACTTCGAACAGCTTGACAAGCAGTTCCCTCCTTTTCATAAACAAAACGAAATAAATTCCGATATGACAAACGTTCACGAACCGGTTTCAGTTAAGAGGAGGCAATGACCCGCTTCCCTCCAGTGTGTACTCCGGTTCTCCCATTGCTCTCACTCTATTTGTGCCGCGTCGTACACAAATTAGAGTAGTGATAGGTATAAAATtcgaaaaaatatttgcatcagcctatAGCCTGCACACCAATATATTgagtgttgaaaaaaaaaaaaaaaatcacgcaAGATGTGCTGCGGCTATAGGTTGATGCCCagcatttctcataaaattCTAGATTTTAAAAGAGCGGTGCTATtctgttgaattttttatttttttatttatattctttttattattttaaaatatttttaaaaaatataaaaatatattaatatattaataatcatttctttaactattaaataaagaaaaaaattaaaatatatgaaatgtcaaaataatgggacaacttgaatgaacaaaatagtatttatcattctaaaaaatagatttcattaaataataataaactttttataattttttaagggtAACGCTACACCTACGTAAGATTTTCATCGTTTAAAATTCTCACCGAATAGtaacaaaatctttttttaagcattttataagattttaaaagataataaaaaaataacacaacccAAACGGTAGATTTTGTCgttgattttatatatgaaagtagtatttttttcattttttaatggaaagtctatttttttttataaatagattgtACGTAGCTTTTtctacaaatcatttttttaactattccCATTTTTGCCCCGTGATAAGATGTTGATAAGGAAATCTCTATTTTAACCTTACCTACAATTTTagtttttagagaaatattattaatgtgatatattttgaataattttaagtgtCAATTACTTAATTACATGCATTTAAATTATGACAGATAAaaactataattaattattaaaaaaattaaactgaagaacatcatttctttttttctttttttttaagtacgtTTTGTGCAAAAGTCTTTCCTacctgataaaaaaaatcaatcataaaaGTTTTAAACTCCAGACCAAAAGATTATAAGTTATAGTAATCAGACCAAATACATTTGACGATGATAAACCGATTTTAATTGAGATTGTAAATTCCGAGGTTGTCCttgaataaaaatggaaaaatgattTAGTTTTTAACCTTTGTTTTTGGGAACTTAATAGAGTGGCTAATGTGTCTTCTAGCTTTGAGTGTGTGGTTTGGTGTCAATTCCGAATGTTTCGTAATGCTAGACTGTTAGCTAGGGAGTAGAAATATGAGTgatgctagagccaccgctggtGGCTCCTGCTCGAAGCGACCGCTGgctctagcatgtattttttttataattaattttatatagatatttttaacaattttaaatatttaaaaaaataaaataaatctataatgttattaaaaaacacttccttaatcatgaagtaaaaaaaaattattaaaaaaatacttccttaatcacgaagtaaaataaaaaaataattttttttacttcataattaaagaagtattttttaataatattataatttttttatttattttttaatatttaaaattattaaaaatatctatataaaattaattataaaaaaaatacataaaaaaatacatgataaagCCAACGTCACTCCCAGCGGAAGCCACCAGTGGTGGCCCTATCATTTTCCGTAGAAATATATACACATCGTCATTCACAATTTAATAATACCAAATCTGAAATTAGGTAAAGCTATAAATCATGATGGACCCTACGGCTAGGATTCTTCGTTTTTCTCTGCATACATTTTCTAGATGAGTGGGACCATCCATGCATTGCAGATTCTTTTTCAACCAATAATATAACCTAGTTTTCGATGTACGATGGagctttaaaaacaaaacacacacacaactgtggagcatcaatttttatagaataatgctactctcaccactcTTAGACCCGCTCCCGGTCccgctacattttttttaatttttttaatatatctttttttacttaatgattaagtaagtattttttaatgatattataatttttttattttttttaaaaatattttatagtgttaaaaaaatacatgtataaaaaaataaaataaaaaaacactacattttacaTTGAGCGGGATCGGGAGCGGGACagccagcgggggctgtagagGCGTCCATTTGTATAATCGAGAAATTGACCTAAATCGACTCAGACAAGTTGTCGGAGTTCGGAACCGATCGAAATTGGTAAAGAATCGGTTGGCGTGCGgtaaaaaatagtataaatcGATATCGGTCAATTCGACATCGATTAGAACCTGGTTCAAACTGCTGAACCGgttgattaaagaaatgttattttttttatatattttgtattcaaaacgacgtcgtttcaattaaatttaagtgaaacgacatcgttttaagTCTGTAgctatattttaacaaaattgaaatgacgtcgtttggtattaaaccaaacggggtcattttattcataatgtattaaaaaaaattaagtagaagaGTCGTTTTGAAATTAGGTCGTCTTCTTTTTCGGACGTCTTCTTCCCAGTGACGCGATCTCATTTttcatcccctctctctctcctctgcgacactctctctctctactctcttaGACAAAACTCACCGATGAACCGACCGTGAACTGCCAGAGAACTGTCGATGTCGAGACGATCGGTATTTATTATCCCCATCAATCGATTTCGGCTGGTTTCCTCCTCCAAAAATAAACTATCGGTCGTGGTCGGTTTTACTCCAAAACCGCGCCGATGGgatcggttttcacccctactaactttgttttaaaaaaaaaaaaaaaaaacatcaaaataatactGATGATTATGTTCCAACAAagaagtatttaaaaaaaaaaacaataacgaTGAATTTTGGAtaactatttttatgattttgatcTTCCCTTAAAACCCATTTAAAgatcacttttttcaaaaaaaaaaaaaaaaaatttgctttaTTTTGGTTTGGGTTCAAAGAGGATGGATATAGTAAGAGTaacgatatttttttattataataataaaaatattttatctcattttattttattattataatttttttaaatttttataaaaaatataataaataatttaatttttttaaatttcaaaataataataatattttaataatattttatttaacttttaactttcatctaaaatcatctcatctcatttcatcttaccATTCAAATCGCATCaaagataaatgttttaattataaaaaaatcttacaaaagtaaatttacataCTAACATTACttgatataaaatagatttaatatatcatataaagtcatattaatttataaatttatatatttttttagaaagaaacgGGATCACATGTCTAAAAATGACCctacccaattttattaaaaaatcatcataaacatgACACATGAGATTTACACATAAACAATAGAACACAGCCCATGCATTATTTTACTTGGATTCGATCCTTTGTGAGTTTACGTTATTTtctatataaagatataattgATTGAGTAAACAATGGCCACCGAC carries:
- the LOC109019730 gene encoding putative pentatricopeptide repeat-containing protein At3g01580, with amino-acid sequence MKRRELLVKLFEVCNNVNSVAQLHSQTLKAGFAHDSFFAVKLTSLYSRYTRLQHVRKLFDETPHRTVHLWNAVLGSYSREKRWEETLHLFHHMISNGISTEEKPDNFTIPIALKACAGLRALEYGKLIHGFVKKNAWVGMNIFVGSALIEFYSKCGQLAEALRVLEDFSRPDVVMFTSMVSGYEQNGFPEEAIAFFSRLVMVECVNPDSVMLVSVVSACSQLLNFKLGSCVHGFVIRRGFDAELSLVNSLLNLYAKTGSIRIAANLFRRMPEKDIISWSSMVACFAHNGVAIEALDLFKEMIDRGIEPNSVTLISALQACADACNLEDGKKIHELAAWKGFELDVLVSTALIDMYMKCFLPDKAMDVFKRIPKKDVVSWAALLGGYAHNGMAYKSMELFRDMLSNETQPDAVAMVKILAACSESGILQQAVCLHGYVIASGFNNNIFVGASLIELYSKCGSINSATKVFEGMINKDVVIWSAMIAGYGTHGQGRKALATFDLMVKSAAVRPNHVTLLSILSACSHAGLVKEGMEIFNRMSLEHQLKPNSEHYGIMVDLLGRTGQLDKAMDIINHMPTPAGPHVWGALLGACRIHHNIEMGEIAAKNLLQLDPSHVGYYILLSHIYAVDERWHDAAEVRTQIKEKGLKKIFGQSVVEIRNEVRSFVADDRFHPDFEQIYGFMRNLEVIMREDGYVLDGTVYVT